CGGGCACCTGGAACCGCATCCACGAGGTCAGGACCAACGCGAGCCCCGTGGTGGTGCCGCTGGCGTCCACCGCGCTGGGCGATGGCACGCTGCTCCGGCGCGACGCCGACGGCGCGCCCCTCTACCACCGCTTCAGGGTGGAGGTGGAGAACACTTCGGGGATGTTCAGCCTGAACGAAGACGTGCTCACCGTGCCCGCCACGTGCAGCGAGGGTTACTCATTCTTCCAGGCAGTGGTGACCTGCGCCGACATGTACCAGCCGGCCGCCCCGCTGGCCGACCGGCTGGTGGCCCCGGCGGATTCACCGCACCCGGGGAGCATGACGTTCCAGGACGCCGTCTCCACGCTCCCCACGGGCCACGTCTTCGACCGGATCGAGGTCACCGTGGCCGACGGGCTGGGGAACGCCGCCCGCAAGACCATCGCCGCCGCCGGCGGCGCCGTGACCTTCGACCACCTGGACGGAACGGGGATCGTGCTCGACGGGTCGGTCCCCAACATCACCTACGGCGTGCGGGTGCGGGTGTTCACCGACATGTGCCCGGGGGGCCTGCTCTTCCGCTACACCCTGCGGTACGGTCCCGAGGTGGAGCTGATGGGGCTCGCCTCCGTGCTCGACTACGCCGACAGCTTGGCCACGGCGTCGCCGCTGGAGGACCCGTACGTGGCGTCGGGCGTGTCGTTCCCCGGCACCATGACCTTCACCGACGCCGCAGCCCTGCCGCCTGGACACACCTTCACCAGCCTCGAGGTCACGGTGCAGGACGAGGCCGGCGCCTCGTCGTCGCAGAGCATCACCGTCCCGGGTGGGTCCGTGACGTTTCAGGATGGCGACGGAGGGCTGGCGCTGGGCGCCACCCTCCCCAGCGGGAGCTACCAGGTCACGGCCCGGCTGTTCACCGATCTGGCGCCGAAGGGCGTAGAGTTCACGTACAACGTTTCCTATGCGTGAACGGGTATGGCCTGGCTCTGGCGCGCAATGCCTGGGCGTTCGAGTGGGCGACATGTACTGAGCCAATCGGCCGAGAGGCTGAACGGATCGGTGGATGAACAGGACCGGCGGAGGGCTCATCAGGCCCTCCGCCGGTCCTTTGCATGCTCCCGGTGCAATCCAGGCGGCGCCTCCTGCGGGTGATGATACCGGGTCTGGCAATCACCGGTGCATTGCAAACGCACGGAGAGACGTCATCCTGAGTCGAACACCGCGCTGCGCGCGACCATGATGGATGGAAGGGAGGCGTCCTCCGGAGCGGAACCGGCCGCCGAGCCGAACCAGCCTCGCGCAGTTTGCGAGGCTTCCCGTCGTTGTTGCTGCAACTTTAGTTGCCGGTGATCGGCTGCGCCCGGAACTTTCCATTCAGGCCGGCCACCCTGTCGTTGCCCTCGCACGCACGGTTGCAGGCCGAAGGATCCATAAGCGCGGTCGCACGTGCGTTTCCGGATTGCACGATGATCCCCGATCCGGTATGAGAGTGTGCCGGCTCGCGCGCATCCCCGCGTGCTTGCGCACACCTTCTTTGTATGATAAAGTACTTCATCGTACCGCCGAGTACTCCCACCGCGTTTCTGCACAGCCATCTTCGGGGACCACGGGCAGCCCATGGAATTACGGATTCAAGGCGTATCCAAGACCTATCCCAACGGCGTGCAGGCGCTGAACGATGTGACGCTCACGATTCCGGCGGGGATGTACGGCTTGCTCGGCCCCAACGGCGCCGGCAAGTCCACGCTGATGCGCATCCTGGCCACGCTGCAGGAGCCGGACGAGGGCAGCATCCGCCTGGGCGACCTGGACGTCGTGCGGCAGAAGGACCTGGTGCGGCAGACGCTGGGCTACCTGCCGCAGGAGTTCGGCGTCTACCCCAGGGTGAGCGCGGAGGAGCTGCTCGAGCACTTCGCGCGGCTGAAGGGCATCGCCGAGAGGAAGGCGCGCAGGGAGGTCGTCGAGGCGCTGCTGCGGCAGACGAACCTGTGGGAGGTGCGCGGGCAGAAGCTGGGCGGCTACTCGGGCGGAATGAAGCAGCGGTTCGGCGTGGCCGTGGCCCTCCTGGGCAATCCGAAGCTCATGATCGTGGACGAGCCGACGGCCGGGCTGGACCCGGGCGAGCGGGTGCGCTTCCTGAACCTGCTGAGCGAGCTGGGCGAGAACAGCGTGGTCATCCTCTCCACGCACATCGTGGAGGACGTCTCCGAGCTGTGCACGCGGATGGCGATCATCGACCGGGGCGAGATCCTGCTGGAGGCCGAGCCGCTCGCCGCGATGGAGGAGATGAGAGGGCGGATCTGGCGCCGGGTGATCGAGCGCGCCTCGCTCGCCGAGGTGGAGCGGGAGCACGACGTCATCTCCACCAAGCTGCTCGGGGGCCGCACCGTGGTGCACGTCCACGCCGATGCCTCGCCCGGCGCCGGCTTCGAGCCGGTGGAGCCGGACCTCGAGGACGTCTACTTCAGCACCATGGCGGGCCATCACGGCCGGCGCCGCGAGCCGGCGGTGCCGGAGGTGGCGCCGTGAAGTTCCGCGAGATCTTCCGCTTCGAGCTCGCCTACCAGCTGCGCCGCCTCTCCACCTGGCTCTACTTCACGGCGCTGGGCGTGATCGCCTTCCTGTTCGTCCGCGAAAACGCCCTCTCCGACGCGCTCTACGCCGACTTCTTCCTCAACTCGCCCTTCATCATCGCCAGCGTCACGGTGTTCGCCGGGCTGTTCTGGTTCGTGGTGGCCGCGGCGGTGGCCGGCGAGGCGGCGGCGCGCGACATGGAGACGGGGATGCATCCCCTCACCTGGACCGCTCCCGTCAGCAAGGCCGCGTACCTGGGCGGACGTTTCCTCGCCGCCTTCGCCCTCAACGCGCTGATCCTGCTGGCCGTGCCGGCGGGCGTCATGCTCGCCGTGTACGCGCCCGGCGTGGACGCCGCGGTGGTCGGTCCCTTCCGGCCGGCCGCCTACCTCACGGCCTACGGCTTCCTCGCGCTGCCGAACGCCTTCGTGGGCACGGCCATCCAGTTCGCGTGGGCGGCGCTCGGCCGCCGTGCCATCGCGAGCTACCTGGGGAGCGTGCTCCTCTTCTTCGTGGCCTACGGGGGGATGTTCTTCACGGCCATCTTCCTGGAGCGGCAGGATCTGGCGGCGCTGCTCGACGTCTTCGGCCACGTGTTCATCACCTCCGACCTGATCCTGGGGTGGACGCCGATCGAGAAGAGCACGCGCCTGATCCAGCTGCAGGGCCCGCTGCTCTGGAGCCGCCTGGTGTGGCTCGGCGTCGCGCTGGGGACGCTCGCGTTCACGTACGCCCGCTTCCGCTTCGCGCACCACACGGCGGGTCCCGGGTCGAGCCGCATCGCGCGGCGGCGGGAGACGCATGCTCCCACGCCCACGGCCGGCGACGTCGCGAGGACCGCCCCCATCTCCGTCCCGCATGTCCCGCAGACGTTCGACTTCGCGACCCACGCGCGCCTGGCGTTCGCCATCGCATGGGACTCGTTCCGCACGATCGCGAAGGGGCGGGGCGGGCTGGTGGTGATGGCCGTGCTCGCGGCCATCGTCGTCCTGGTCCTGCCGGAGAAGATGGAGGACCTGGGCACGCCGCTGCTCCCCCGGACCGCGCACGTCCTCACCTTCCTGACCACGCCGCTGGCCAATCCCCTCACCCCCTGGCTCGTCATCCCCCTGCTCATCGTCCTCTGGGCCGGAGAGCTGGTCTGGCGGGAGCGGGATGCGGGGCTGGGCGAGATCACCGACGCGTCGCCGGCGCCGGACTGGGTCCTGTTCCTGGGCCGCTTCCTGGGGCTCGGCCTCGTCCTCGCCATGTGGATGATGCTGCTGGCGGCGGCCGGGATGCTCGCCCAGGCGCGCATGGGATATCACGACTTCGAGATCGGGCTGTACCTGCGCGTGCTGCTGGGGCTCCAGCTTCCCGAGTACCTCCTCTTCGCCCTGCTCGCCCTGGTGGTGCAGGGGGTGGTCAACCAGAAATACGTGGGCCACCTGGCGGCCCTCCTCGTCTACGCGTCCATCCTCTTCGCGTCCAGCCTGGGGATCCATCACGACCTGCTCGTCTACGGGGCCGGGCCGCGCTGGCGGTACTCGGACATGCGCGGATTCGGGCTGTCGCTGGGGCCGTGGGCGTGGTTCAAGCTCTACTGGGCCGCGTGGGCGCTGCTGCTCGCCGTCGCGGCCCGGCTGCTCTGGGTGCGGGGGATGGAGGGGGGACTGGGGATGCGGCTGCAGCTGGCGCGCCGCCGCTTCACGCGTCCGGCGGCCTGGACCGCGGCGGTGGCGGCGGGGCTCATCCTCACGCTGGGCGGCTTCATCTTCTACAACACCAACGTGCTGAACCGGTACTCGACCGCGTCCGACGGCGGGGAGCGGAGCGCCCGGTACGAGCGGCGCTTCGGGCGGTACGCGAACGTCCCGCAGCCCCGGCTCACGGGGACGCGCCTGCGCGTGGAGATCCATCCCGGGCGGCGCGAGGCGGAGATCCGCGGCACCTACCAGCTCGTGAACGGCGGCGCGGTCCCCATCGACTCCATCCACGTGGCCACCGCCTGGGGAGTGGAGACGGGGCCGGTGTCCTTCGACCGGCCGTCGGCGCTCGTCGCCGCCGACGAGGAGCTGGGCCACCGGATCTACGCGCTGAAGACGCCGCTGCAGCCCGGCGACTCGCTGCGGCTCGGCTTCGTGGTCCACCACCGGTCGCGCGGCTTCCGCACCGCGGGCGCCGACGGCTCGGTGGTGGCGAACGGCACCTGGTTCAAGAACGGCTGGCTCCCCGCCATCGGCTACCAGCCCGGCCGCGAGCTCTTCAAGCCCGCCGAGCGGCGGGCGCACGGACTCGCTCCGCGCCGCATGTTCCCTCTCCTTGCCGACGTGGACGCGGGCCGGGACGTCACCGGCGAAGCGGGCCAGGACCCGGCCGCCACCGGGCGCATCGCCTTCGAGGCGGTGGTGGGCACCGACGCGGACCAGGTCGCCGTCGCGCCGGGGGCGCTGCGCCGGACGTGGACGGAAGGCGGGCGCCGCTACTTCCACTACGCCACCGATGCCCCCATCGGGAACGAGTACTCCATCTTCTCCGCGAGGTACGCGGTGCGTGAAGCGCGGTGGAGCCCCGCGGCGGGCGCGGGGCAGGGGGTCGCGATCCGCATCTACCACGATCCGGGGCACACGGCGAACCTGGACCGCATCCTCCACAGCGTGCGCGCCTCGCTGGACTCCTACAGCCGGCGGTTCGGCCCGTACCCGTACGGCCAGATCACGCTGGTCGAGAACCCCGCGCGCGGCATGGGCGCGCATTCGGACGCGGGCGTGATCGACTATGGAGAAGGATGGGCCCTCTACGACCCGCGGATCGATCCCCAAGGGCTGGATTTTCCCTTCGCGGTGATGGCGCACGAGATGGGGCACCAGTTCGGCGTCCCCTACGCCTTCGCCGAGGGCGCCCCGCTGCTGAGCGAGAGCTTCGCGTGGTACGCCGCGATGGGGGTGGTGGAGGATACCTACGGGCGCGAGCACCTGGAGCGGCTCCGGCGGTTCTTCCGGCAGCCGGATCCCATCAAGCCCGTGCGCCAGTCGGTGCCGCTGCTCCGGGCGATGGATCCGTACGCGGCCTACCGCAAGGGCCCGTTCGCGCTGTTCGCGCTCAGCGAGTACGCCGGCCGGGAGCGGGTGGACCTGGCCTTCCGGCGCCTGCGCGGGAAGCATGGATCGGGAGCGCCGCCGCTCCCCACCACCCTGGACCTGTACCGCGAACTGCAGGCGGTCACGCCGGACTCGCTCCGCCCCCTGCTGCACGACCTGTTCGAGGCGAACACCTTCTGGGACCTGAAGACGGAGCGCGCCACGGCGGCGCGGACCGCGGCGGGCGCCTGGCGCGTGACGCTGCGCCTGCGGGCGCGCAAGGTGACCGTCGACCCCGCGGGCGTGGAGACGGAGGTGCCGATGGACGAGTGGATACCGGTCGGCGTCTTCGCCCCCACCGTTGAGCAGGGCGCGGACTTCGGGGAGACGCTGTACCTGCGGAGCCACCGCATCCGCTCCGGCCGGCAGACGATCACGGTGACGGTGCCGCGCAGGCCGTCCGATGCCGGCATCGACCCCTATCTCCTGCTGATCGACACGGAGCGGTTCGACAACGTCGAGAAGGTGAGGATCGAGAGATGAGCGTGCTCATGACCCGTACATCCACGCCGGTCGGCGCCCGATCCGGCAGCGTGCGCGGCGACGCCTGTCTTCTGGAAGCGCCTGTCAGTGGCGGTGCCGTGGCTGATTTCGTCGACCAGAGCTCCATCGTGCGGAGGATCTGGGGAGATGGAGACATGGTGCTCCTGGTCTTCGCCGGCTCCGCCGCCGAGTTCGCGCTCAACCGCGCGGTCGACTGGCTGTTCTTCACCGGGAAGCTGCCGGGCGATCCCATCGGCCGGCTCTTCTCCACGGCCAGCTATGCGCAGGGGATCGTCTTCGCCGACGCAGCGACGGCCGCGCGCACGCTCGGTCGAATCCGGGCGGTCCACCAGGCCGTCGAGCGCCAGCGAGGCCGGCACATCCCGGACTGGGCCCACCGCGACGTGCTCTACATGCTCATCGACTACTCCGAGCGAGCGCACGAGATGTTCGCGCGGCCCCTGAGCGCGGACGAGCGGCGCGAGCTCTACGACGTGTTCTACCGCGTAGGCACCGGCCTCGGCATCCCCGATCTCCCGCCGGCGTACGACGAATGGAGGGCCGATCGCGAGCTCCACCTGCGCCGCGATCTGGTGCATGGCGAGGGCACCGAAGCGTTGTACGCCCAGTACCGGAAGCACCTCGGCCCCTGGCGGTACCATCTCCTGCTGCGGCTCCAGGCGATCCTGACGCCCGGGCATGTGCGGGGCCTGCTGCGGCTGAAGCGTGCGGAGTGGCTGCGCCCTCTGCTTCGCTTCTATCCAGTGCTGGTCCGCGCCGGACTGCGCTCGATCATCCAGCGGCTGCTCATGCCACCGGCGTATCTCGCCGCCGTGCGGGCCCTGGATCAACCCGCGGCAAGCCTTCCGGAGCCGCGCACCTCCCCGGCGGGTGACGCTCGGCGGGCGGATGCGCAGGATGGTCGGCACCGCGGCGGTCGAGACTGCTGTGCCGATGGATGATCGGGCGGGCGGGCGGGAACTCGGCGTGCACGGGTGTTATTTGCGCGCTTATCGGGAACCGGTCTACTTAGACGGCAGTTAGGCGCCGCCGGACCAAGCTTCGGTGCGGCGCACTCGGCGCGGCGACAGACTCTCGTGCGCGGTGCTCCCGGCCGGGGCATCCGTGCTGAGAGTCACCGCCGCGCACCAGGCGATCGACTCGCTTCGGCGAGCTCAGGTGCGGCGCGGCTGTATCGTGCGAGCCGCTTTCGAACGGAACGTCCAGGCGCGCCACGCCGGTGCGCACCAGTTCCGCGGCCCGTCGGCGCCACCACCATCGGCGCGCCTTTCCGCTTCAGTGCTTGCCGGGCCCGGCGCCGCCTAACAATCGGCTGCAGGGGATGCGGGGCCATTGATGTTTTCGCGGCTGAGGCTCTGAGCGGCCCCGCACCCCTGACCCTTGATCCGTTAGGCCGCCACCACGGCCCCTGATAATTCTCCCGCTCCCTCTTCCCACGACTCTGCGCCCCCGCGCCGCTATGAGCATGCCGAGCCTCCAAGACCTCTGGGGTTTCGCTCAGGACCTCGGAATAGATGTGTCCAAGGACAGCCTCAAGTACCTCATCGGAGCAGGCGCGGCCTGGCCCCTCAGAGCCGGCACTCGGTGGTGTGAGAAGCTAGACCGAGATCGCACCGTGACGATCTGGTTTGATTCCTGGTTGCACCAGTACGACGATAGCCCCGCGGTTGCTCTGCTGCAGACTTTGGTTCAGTAGCTGGATTTGGGCGAAGAGGGAAAGAAGATCATTCTTACCATTGCCACGGCGCTTAGCGGGGCGTTGATGAAGAAGCTTACAGGACTTGCGGTGAAGATATCAAGGAATTACTCGCTCAGTATGAGGAGGAGCAGTTCCAAACTCGTGAAGTTCGAACACGGCTTCGTGACTACTTTCAACAGTTAGCTCGAACCGCCACGGCGGGAGGCACACGTCGACTCATCTTCTTCATCGACGACCTTGATAGGCGCAGCGCAGAAACCACGCTGTCCATGATGGAAGCGCTGAAGCTCTATTTGAACCTTCCAGGATTCGTGTACTTCCTCGGCGTTGATCGCTCTGCGTTGGAACGAAGCATCTCGCATCGTTATGGAGATGGGGCTGTCGCCGAGATTCAGTACTTGGACAAGATTGTGCACTTCCGTTCACTGTTCCGCCGACCACACCGGAAGCTATGAGCCAGTATGTATCATCCTTGCTTTCCGAACCCTTGCGGCCGTGTCGCGATATCCTGATACAAGGGCTTGGGGACAATCCGCGTCGCGCAAAGCGTTTCGTCAACACGCTCGCATTGAATCACGAACTCGCGAGAGAAGCCAACATCACCAACTACGATGTTTCGAAACTAGCAGAGAAAGATCCAAGTCATCAAGGCAGTGCGGGAGATTACGTCGTTGGGACTGAAGGAGGCGAAAGACTTGGTGGGTGGCGCCCCGCAGCGCGTCGGTAGATTTCATAGGGACCTCGCGAAGGAAGTAGTTGCCAAGCTCGAAGAGCTAGGTGCAAGAGTGAGGATGGAGATTGCCGGGGTGCCGAAGCAGTGAAGAACTCCGAGAGCACATGCTTGATGCCTCCCCGTCGGGTGGAGAATTGGCTAGTAGCGGCCTAACAATCGGCTGCAGGGGATGCGGGGCGGTCCACGATTTCGCCAACGAAAGTCTTGCGCGCCCCGCACCCCTGACCCTTGAGGCGTTAGGCCGCTGGGCAACTATCGCGGCAGCCGCAGGTGATCCCTCCTGCGCTGCCGTGTGTTCATACTGGTCCGCTCAGGCGGCGAGCCGCCGTTGCGAGAGTTGACAACACATTTAAGACTCATAATAGTACCATGGTTGACTTCTGTCCCGCCGTAATTTTTTCACCATTTTCGTATGGATGGTCATCATGCAAAACAAGCTACTGCCCGTCTCATTGCTTGTGTCTACTGTCTTTCTATGCGGCTGCCAGATAGAAGGTTTTCACAAGCTAGAGCGATACGGAAATCCCGACCGCGGGTGGTACCAGGTTTCGATGGATAATGTTGCTTGGAGCATGTTTGTCAACTCTTCCAACTATGGAAGCACTATCTCCGACCTTCACCGCTTTTCGAACCCTACGATCCGTACCTTGGGCGATAGAACGTACATCGAAGACCTTAGTGGCACAGCCCAGATGGAGCATAGCTACGACAATTATACGTGCTCACCTGATCCTGTTTATTCGCGCTATATGATCTGTGATTACTACGTGGTCGGCACGGATAGGTATCAGCCGGGATGGAGTATCAAATGGACGGTCGAGTTGGATCCTGACATGCAGATGCTCTCCTCGAACCATCACAGCACGCAGATCGTGGGGGGCCGGCAGCGGTATATCTGGTATTTCGACGGCAACATCGTATCCTCCTTCAACATCCACTTTAGGGTCCGAACGCCAATCGCCTGATCGGCCACAAGTAGCTGCAGCCTAACAATTGGTTCTAGGGGACGCGGGGCCGTCCATGATTCCGTGGACGAAAGCTCTGCGCCGGCCCCGCACCCCGGCTCCTTGTGTCGTTAGGCCGCTGGTCAAATCTTGCGGCAGCCGCAGGTGATCTCCTCACGGTACACTCACCTACTGGAGGCGACCATGAGCTCAGTTCGTGAAAGAGTCGAGATCTTCTGGGCTACTGACCTCCCTAAACCTGCGCAGCGAGCGCTTGAAAGCGGTTTGTTAACGGACGCGTTGCCGCGGCTCACCTCCTGTACTGACGGGTTTGTTGAACTTGAATTACTAGGTCATGACTTTAACCCCGATATACGTCGGAACCTCGAGGAAAAACTTGGTGAGATTGCATCAGCTTCGCGGGCCTATCAAGTGCAGCAAAATGCAGAGTCGGCCGCCGCTGTCAGTGAAGCCCTGACTCGAATCGAGCTACTTCTTCATCTAACTTTCATGGGTGCTGTCCAAACATACACGGGGAAAATTACTCCCTTGCTTACAAAGCAAGCGGAGCTCGAGGAAAGTGTTACGCGCCTCCGCGAAGCAACGGAAACGGCGGTTGAGCGGGCGGCAGAGTCAGTGACTCAAACTGGTACGGGCTTTAGGGACGCCATCGAGCGACTGAGGACTCAAGCCCAGGAATTCTTGAACGAACAACAAACCGCACGAGATCATGAGATCGGGACGCTTCATCGCTTTGCAGATGAGGAGCGCCAGAGATGGCGCTCGGAGACAGAGACCTTTCAGGCTCGGAGAGCCGAGCTTGAATCGGCCTTGAAGGAGGTTGAGGAGCGGTTAGGCTTAGTTCGCCAAGGACCCGCCGCAGCTGCGTATCAATTGGCTTCCGATCACGAACGTCGCGCAGCTGACTTTCTTCGCTATGTTGCTCTCGGACTAATGCTCATTGTCGCGGGTTTCGTCGCATACTCGCTTCAAGATGCAAGACACCCACTTGCCTGGACCGAGATAGCCCTCCGGTTTGGACTCGCCTTCACACTTCTTATTCCGGCAGGCTACGCATCTCGTGAAGCTGCACGGCACCGAGATCGTTCGGAGGATTACCGACTTCGCGGCTTGGGGGTGCTCGCTGTTCAGAACTATATCCATGATATGCCAAAGGACGACGCCGTTGGCCTAAAGAAATCCCTTGCGAAGCGCCTGCTTGGTGCGATCTCGCCACTCAAACCAGATTCGATGGGCGGCGGCACTGCGGATGTCATTCGCCTAATCCGCGAGGCAGCACGTGCACTCCAAGCACGTGAGAAGGCGGCAAAATGAGGGGCAACCCTCGTGTCCCGGTTTAACCCTGCATCAAGCGACGTATGCGTGGCGCGACTGTGTTATTCGTTCGCGCTTTCCTCCACTATCGCTGAACCGTACGCGGCCTAATATAACAATCGGCTGCAGGGGATGCGGGGCCGTCCATGGTTTCGCGGTCGAAAGGCTTGCGCGGCGGCCCCGCACCCCTGACCCTTGATCCGATAGGCGGCTTTAACCCACTGATATCACTACCCATGAGTAGTCCCCCTGATTCGGACGCTCCGCTCCTCGCGTTCCAGGGACGCGTGAGCAGGTTGGTGACAGTGTCACCCATTGCCCCCGCGCTTGCTCAAGGCATATCCTGGCTGTCGCTGTCAATGATCGTCCCGGGACGCACGCTGCTCTTCATGATCCTGACAGTGTGTGTTGCCGCCCAGACGTCGGTGGTCACTGCACAGGTGAGAGCTTTGCCAAAACCGATCGAGCCTATCCGACCGACGCCGCCCACCATTCGCTCCATACCCCCACCTGTAAACAGCTTACCACCCACCACCATCAATAGGCCTCTCACT
This genomic stretch from Longimicrobium sp. harbors:
- a CDS encoding ABC transporter ATP-binding protein — encoded protein: MELRIQGVSKTYPNGVQALNDVTLTIPAGMYGLLGPNGAGKSTLMRILATLQEPDEGSIRLGDLDVVRQKDLVRQTLGYLPQEFGVYPRVSAEELLEHFARLKGIAERKARREVVEALLRQTNLWEVRGQKLGGYSGGMKQRFGVAVALLGNPKLMIVDEPTAGLDPGERVRFLNLLSELGENSVVILSTHIVEDVSELCTRMAIIDRGEILLEAEPLAAMEEMRGRIWRRVIERASLAEVEREHDVISTKLLGGRTVVHVHADASPGAGFEPVEPDLEDVYFSTMAGHHGRRREPAVPEVAP
- a CDS encoding oxygenase MpaB family protein; its protein translation is MSVLMTRTSTPVGARSGSVRGDACLLEAPVSGGAVADFVDQSSIVRRIWGDGDMVLLVFAGSAAEFALNRAVDWLFFTGKLPGDPIGRLFSTASYAQGIVFADAATAARTLGRIRAVHQAVERQRGRHIPDWAHRDVLYMLIDYSERAHEMFARPLSADERRELYDVFYRVGTGLGIPDLPPAYDEWRADRELHLRRDLVHGEGTEALYAQYRKHLGPWRYHLLLRLQAILTPGHVRGLLRLKRAEWLRPLLRFYPVLVRAGLRSIIQRLLMPPAYLAAVRALDQPAASLPEPRTSPAGDARRADAQDGRHRGGRDCCADG
- a CDS encoding P-loop NTPase fold protein — encoded protein: MKELLAQYEEEQFQTREVRTRLRDYFQQLARTATAGGTRRLIFFIDDLDRRSAETTLSMMEALKLYLNLPGFVYFLGVDRSALERSISHRYGDGAVAEIQYLDKIVHFRSLFRRPHRKL
- a CDS encoding ribosomal protein L7/L12; protein product: MQVIKAVREITSLGLKEAKDLVGGAPQRVGRFHRDLAKEVVAKLEELGARVRMEIAGVPKQ